One window from the genome of Methyloradius palustris encodes:
- a CDS encoding Csu type fimbrial protein yields the protein MEKKLKIIVLSLSTILFLSSTQASAATATTTMAVTATVLTSCLVTATPLVFGNYDPNSATPLAATSTTTTVCTGASSYTLSMNAGAGTGATFASRKMTFGASTLNYSVYTTVAHTTVWGDGTAGTGQVTGTGLLGSVNNTVYGLIPAGQSPNAGAYTDSITVTLTY from the coding sequence ATGGAAAAAAAACTAAAAATAATCGTTTTAAGTTTAAGTACTATCCTGTTCTTATCTTCTACGCAAGCTAGTGCCGCCACTGCGACAACTACTATGGCCGTTACGGCCACTGTTCTCACAAGTTGTCTGGTCACTGCTACTCCCCTAGTTTTTGGCAATTACGACCCCAACTCAGCAACCCCTCTTGCAGCCACTAGTACCACTACTACCGTTTGTACTGGTGCTTCCAGCTATACGCTATCGATGAATGCTGGCGCAGGCACTGGTGCTACTTTTGCATCACGCAAAATGACATTTGGGGCGTCGACGCTTAACTACTCCGTTTACACCACTGTTGCGCACACCACAGTATGGGGTGATGGCACTGCAGGCACGGGGCAGGTAACTGGCACGGGGCTGCTTGGAAGTGTTAACAACACTGTCTATGGATTAATCCCAGCTGGGCAAAGCCCGAATGCGGGTGCTTATACCGATAGTATTACCGTTACCCTGACATATTAA
- a CDS encoding DUF3309 family protein produces MSLTTILLIVLVLALFGAIPAWPHSRGWGYGPSGGLGLVVLILLILLLTGHI; encoded by the coding sequence ATGTCATTAACAACAATTTTACTGATAGTACTTGTACTGGCTCTATTCGGCGCTATTCCAGCATGGCCTCATAGCAGAGGTTGGGGCTATGGTCCAAGCGGTGGTCTTGGACTAGTTGTTTTAATCTTGCTTATCTTGCTGCTAACTGGGCATATCTAA